In the Candidatus Methanosuratincola sp. genome, CGCTTCTGTGATGGGCTTGCCCGAATCCGCAGTCAAGACCGCCCTCCCGTCGCCATTCAGCAGGGAACAGACGCTCGTCCTGGTCTGCCGGGGGGTGTCGACCCTCTACGACCAGCGCGGGAAGGAGTCCTACTCGCTGATGGTGTCGAAGATCTCCGAGGTCGTCTCGAACACCCCTGGGAACACAGGCGTCTTCTGCTCTTCATACGGCGTGATGGAGGGTCTGATCGGGGCAGGGATCGAGTCCGCCGTGGGGAAGCCCGTCTACTTGGAGCAGCAGAAGGTAAGGTCCCTCGACCAGGACCGGCTGATCGAGGAGTACAAGTCGATGGCTCGCTCGGGCGGCGCAGTCCTTATCGGAGTCACCGGAGGGAGGTTCAGCGAGGGGGAGGACTATCCCGGAGACGAGATGAACTCTGTCGTGATAGTCGGTGTCCCTTACCCGAAGCCCACAGCTAAAGTCAAAGCCCAGATAAGCTATTACGAGTCCATCTTCCCTGGAAGGGGTAGGGAGTACGCATACACCATACCCGCGATGAGGAAGGCCTCGCAGGCAGCCGGCAGGCCCTTCAGGAACTTGGGGGACAGGGGCGTGGTCGTCTTCATGGACTACCGTTTTGCGTACCCCTACCTGCGCCGCCTACTGCCCGCCTGGATCAGGGAGCGCATAATTACCGTCGAGGACCGCGAGGGTAGCCTCTCGCAACTGATCAGCAACTTCTACAGGGGTGCGGGTCGCGGGCGCGCCGGCCCTTGAACTGTCCCGCCCGCATCGGGAAATCGTTACCGATAATCTGGTGCGTTCAGGCCGCATCAAAACCCCTGGAAAGCTTGAAGAGTGCTGTAGAGGAAGAGTCAAAAGAGAAATGAGCAGGAGCTCAAAATTGACCTAATGGAGGGGAAATCGCTGATCCGCGGAGAGGTGCTGCCGACCGGCTGTGCCGCACTCGACTCCCTGCTCGGGGGAGGCGTCAAGAGGGGCGAGGTCGTCCTCGCCTTTGGTGAGCGGGGTGCTGGCAAGACCTCCTTGGTCTTCCAGACCGCCACCTCCACTGCCTCTTCAGGATCCGGTAGCGTCATAGTGTACTCCGATGGCCGCTTCCCTCTCCGCCGCCTCTCTGAGATCTCGGGCGAAGACTGGCAGCAGATGAGCGAGAGGATATGGGTCGTCGAGGTTAGGAGTTTTGAGGAGCAGGACTCGGTGATCGAGCAACTGGAGACAAGCCTGCCCCAGGGCACGGCATTTCTGGCCATCGACTCCGCCACAGGGATGTACAGGGCCGAGCTCGGGGAATATGACGAAAATATCGTCGCCAACAAGATCCTCAACAGGCAGCTAGCGGTAGTGAAGGACCTGGCGGTGAGGAAGGAATTGGCGGTGCTGATAACGAGCGAGGTGAGGGACGTGCCTGACGGTAGCGGGGTAATGCCCGTCGCCTCCGCGATCCTGACCCACTGGTCCGACAGAGTGATCAGGCTTGAGCGGATCCACGGGGAAGTCAGGAAGGCTTGCCTCCTAAAGCCGCCCCCTCGGCGCGAGACATTAATAAGGCTTACATCAAGAGGTTTCTCCGGAATGGGAACCGGAAATGACTGACATCATGGCCCTTGCCTTCACCTCCTTCGTCATAATCATGCCAGCATTCATAGCGAACTCGATCCCGGTCCTGGCGAGGGGGCGCCGCCCGATCGACCTCGGGAAGTCGATGGGTGACGGGCGCCGCGTGCTGGGGGACGGGAAGACCTTCGAGGGTTTCCTAGCCGGGCTATTCGTAGGCACTCTGTCCGGGGCAGTTTTCGGCTACCCGCTCCACTCCTTCTTGCTCGCACTCGGCGCCCTTACGGGGGACATCGCCGGGGCATTCATAAAGCGCAGGGTGGGCATCGAGAGGGGGCACCCGGCACCCATCCTTGACCAGCTGGACTTTGTGGCAGGGGCTTTGCTATTCCTCTACCCTGTTTACCAGGTCACGCTCGAGCAGGTGATCTTCATCGTGGTAGTCACCCCGCCGATCCACCTGCTGACCAATTACGTCGCCTACCGGTTGGGGCTGAAAAAGTACCCTTGGTGAACCCGTTCAGTAGAGCTTTGCCCTGAGCAGGTACTCCAACAGTACCACTGCAATAATGATCAGCGCCATGCCACCCAGGAACTTGAGCTTAGCCCCCTCAAGGTCAAAAGACCTGTGGAGCGACCTCTCCAAGACCACGAACCCAAGCATCCCGGCAAGCGTGATGAAGAAGATCACAAAGAACTCCGTGGAGGTCTGACTGCTGCTCGACCTGACCAAAAAACTCGTCCCGGTCCCGGTAGAGACCATCGCGCCCGGTTCCATCACGATGAGATAGACCCCGCCGCTGGTAAGGAATATCGTGAAAATGGCAGCAAGATATGCCATGTTTCTCCTGGAGAAGAACTCCCTGTACACTCGGTCCCACCGTCAGAAGTGTGTCTCGATTGTTTCTATTATTCTTATTGGTCTGATCTAATATGTGACCTATGTAAAATATTAAAAAATTATCATTTATGCGTTGTACATCCATAAATTACATATATAGCCGCCTCATGAAGGGTAGGCGGTGTCTCGTATTCACCCCTCCAAGGACATAACCGGTTCAAAGAGCAGCCTAATCCAGGGGAAGCGCATAGCCCTAGGGATCTGCGGCAGCGTAGCCTGCATCAGGGCGCCGGATATCGCCCGGGAGCTTATGCGCCACGGAGCGGAAATTCGGGCTGTAATGACCGATGCCGCCAAACAGCTTATCTCCCCTGATCTCATGGAGTGGGCGACAGGGAACCAAGTCGTCACCAGGCTCACCGGCGGGATAGAGCACGTCGCGCTCGGGTACGGGGGTGAAGGGAGCGCTGACCTCGTACTCATCGCCCCTGCCACCGCCAACACCATCGGCAAGATAGCGGCAGGTATAGACGACACACCGGTCACATCCCTTGCGACGACCGCCGTAGGCACAGGCATCCCGTTGATAGTTGCGCCCGCCATGCATGCCAGCATGTACCGCCATCCCGTCGTAATGGAGAACATCAGGAGGCTCCAGTCGATGGGGATCCGGATACTGCTACCGGAAGTCTCTGAGGGTAAGGCCAAGCTTATTGATTGGAATGCGATAGTCGAGGAGGCGATCGCCGCCCTCCGCCCGAAGAACATGGCTGGCTTGAGGGTGCTCGTGACGTCTGGACCGACGCGCGCTTATATGGACCGAATACGCTTCCTCACGAACTCGAGCTCCGGGAAGATGGGGTGTGCTTTTGCGACCGAGGCAGCCGCAAGGGGCGCCGAGGTCACGTTAATATCCGGACCGGTGGAGCTGCCACGGTTGGGTATGAAGTCAGTCACGGTGGAGACCACCCGCGAGATGAGGGAGGCCGTCATAAAAGAGCTATCGTCATCTAGCTACGATCTCCTTGTGATGGCGGCCGCCCCCCTGGACTTTGAGTTCGACCGCACCTACGACGGGAAGCTCTCGAGCGACGCCCCTGTTGACCTCCGCCTCGTCCCTGTCCCCAAGATCCTGGCTGAGGCGAAGCGGGCATCCCCCAGCACTTTTGTCGTGGGCTTCAAGGCTGAATACGGCCTCACAAAGGATGAGCTGGTGTCAAAGGCACTCGCAAGGCTCTCGGACTCTGGGTGCGACATGATTGTGGCCAACGACCTCTCCCTTCCAGGCAGGGGTTTCATGTCCGAGACGAACGAGACGTACGTGGTCTTCCCCGACGGCTCGACCTTCCATGTGCCGCTGAGGTCGAAGAGAGAGGTGGCAAGCCAGGTGCTCGACCTATACCTCCGGAGGGCTGGGCGATGCTGAATTCAGGGACGCCCGTCACCGGTGAGGGATACGCACCGGCACACATTACAGGTTTCTTCACCGTATGCAGGTCAGAAGAGCCCATCAGATCGGGCTCAACCGGTGCAGGGATCTGCATAGCGGGTGGCGTGAAAACCCGGCTTTCGGCTCGAGAGGGTCGCCCCTCAGGCTTCCAGCTGCGCTGCAACGGGTCTCCGGTCTCTTCCCCGACCTGCAGCTACGTCGCCTCGAGGATGGTTCCTGAGCAAGAGGGGTATGCGATCGTCGCGGAGCAGGAATCTGTCCTACCAGCGAACTACGGATACGGGGTGAGCGGCTCCTCGGCACTGAGCCTTGCGATCTCGATCAACCGCGCCTTAGGGATGGGCATGAGCCTCAGGGAGGTCGCTTCAGTAGCCCACGTCGCGGAGGTCGTGAACGAGACTGGGCTCGGAGACGTACTCGCGGAGACCGTTGGGGGGCTCGAGGTGAGGACTAGCCCCGGAGG is a window encoding:
- a CDS encoding helicase C-terminal domain-containing protein, with product ASVMGLPESAVKTALPSPFSREQTLVLVCRGVSTLYDQRGKESYSLMVSKISEVVSNTPGNTGVFCSSYGVMEGLIGAGIESAVGKPVYLEQQKVRSLDQDRLIEEYKSMARSGGAVLIGVTGGRFSEGEDYPGDEMNSVVIVGVPYPKPTAKVKAQISYYESIFPGRGREYAYTIPAMRKASQAAGRPFRNLGDRGVVVFMDYRFAYPYLRRLLPAWIRERIITVEDREGSLSQLISNFYRGAGRGRAGP
- a CDS encoding ATPase domain-containing protein codes for the protein MEGKSLIRGEVLPTGCAALDSLLGGGVKRGEVVLAFGERGAGKTSLVFQTATSTASSGSGSVIVYSDGRFPLRRLSEISGEDWQQMSERIWVVEVRSFEEQDSVIEQLETSLPQGTAFLAIDSATGMYRAELGEYDENIVANKILNRQLAVVKDLAVRKELAVLITSEVRDVPDGSGVMPVASAILTHWSDRVIRLERIHGEVRKACLLKPPPRRETLIRLTSRGFSGMGTGND
- a CDS encoding CDP-2,3-bis-(O-geranylgeranyl)-sn-glycerol synthase encodes the protein MTDIMALAFTSFVIIMPAFIANSIPVLARGRRPIDLGKSMGDGRRVLGDGKTFEGFLAGLFVGTLSGAVFGYPLHSFLLALGALTGDIAGAFIKRRVGIERGHPAPILDQLDFVAGALLFLYPVYQVTLEQVIFIVVVTPPIHLLTNYVAYRLGLKKYPW
- the coaBC gene encoding bifunctional phosphopantothenoylcysteine decarboxylase/phosphopantothenate--cysteine ligase CoaBC yields the protein MSRIHPSKDITGSKSSLIQGKRIALGICGSVACIRAPDIARELMRHGAEIRAVMTDAAKQLISPDLMEWATGNQVVTRLTGGIEHVALGYGGEGSADLVLIAPATANTIGKIAAGIDDTPVTSLATTAVGTGIPLIVAPAMHASMYRHPVVMENIRRLQSMGIRILLPEVSEGKAKLIDWNAIVEEAIAALRPKNMAGLRVLVTSGPTRAYMDRIRFLTNSSSGKMGCAFATEAAARGAEVTLISGPVELPRLGMKSVTVETTREMREAVIKELSSSSYDLLVMAAAPLDFEFDRTYDGKLSSDAPVDLRLVPVPKILAEAKRASPSTFVVGFKAEYGLTKDELVSKALARLSDSGCDMIVANDLSLPGRGFMSETNETYVVFPDGSTFHVPLRSKREVASQVLDLYLRRAGRC
- a CDS encoding pantoate kinase; the encoded protein is MLNSGTPVTGEGYAPAHITGFFTVCRSEEPIRSGSTGAGICIAGGVKTRLSAREGRPSGFQLRCNGSPVSSPTCSYVASRMVPEQEGYAIVAEQESVLPANYGYGVSGSSALSLAISINRALGMGMSLREVASVAHVAEVVNETGLGDVLAETVGGLEVRTSPGGPGIGVARQIPLSEDYVVISTPVAEFQTRRMITERLTVNRINRLGKEALEAFLESPTVENFMFQSRRFWDGVGLSNEVIRSVLKRYESAGVENPSAKKGLVFAVVERARLAGILRSLAEGGSDSEVPPSVLAMPGGLRLIVSEIHRSGMEWESV